The Benincasa hispida cultivar B227 chromosome 9, ASM972705v1, whole genome shotgun sequence genome has a segment encoding these proteins:
- the LOC120085881 gene encoding UDP-sulfoquinovose synthase, chloroplastic, whose protein sequence is MAHVLSTSCCLKISSKKSYFKASNDKFTSFSTSFTSKICKSPMLRLVWQEKRLPRKCIVRATTLPANQEAPATQSSSVYLDASSGLSKTQRVMVIGGDGYCGWATALHLSKKGYEVAIVDNLVRRLFDHQLGLDSLTPISSIHNRIRCWKSITGKTIELFIGDICDFEFLTETFKSFEPDAIVHFGEQRSAPYSMIDRSRAVFTQHNNVIGTLNVLFAIKEFREDCHLVKLGTMGEYGTPNIDIEEGYITITHNGRTDTLPYPKQASSFYHLSKVHDSHNIAFTCKAWGIRATDLNQGVVYGLRTEETAMHEELYNRFDYDGIFGTALNRFCVQAAVGHPLTVYGKGGQTRGYLDIRDTVQCIELAIANPAKPGEFRVFNQFTEQFSVNELAALVTKAGEKLGLDVQTITVPNPRVEAEEHYYNAKHTKLIELGLKPHLLSDSLLDSVLNFAIKFKDRVDTKQIMPSVSWRKIGVKPRTIAA, encoded by the exons ATGGCACACGTTCTTTCAACTTCATGCTGTTTGAAGATCTCCAGCAAGAAATCTTACTTCAAGGCATCAAATGACAAATTTACCTCATTTTCTACGTCATTTACTTCAAAAATATGTAAATCACCAATGCTAAGGCTTGTCTGGCAAGAAAAGAGACTCCCAAGAAAGTGTATTGTCCGAGCAACCACACTTCCAGCCAACCAGGAAGCCCCAGCCACTCAATCCAGTTCTGTATATCTTGATGCCTCAAGTGGATTGTCTAAGACACAGCGAGTAATGGTCATTGGGGGAGATGGTTACTGTGGCTGGGCTACTGCTCTCCACCTCTCCAAGAAAGGTTATGAGGTTGCCATTGTTGATAACCTTGTCCGCCGTCTCTTTGATCATCAGCTCGGTCTTGACTCATTGACTCCCATTTCCTCCATCCATAATCGCATTCGCTGCTGGAAATCTATAACTGGGAAGACTATTGAACTCTTCATTGGTGACATTTGTGACTTTGAGTTCTTAACAGAGACCTTCAAATCATTTGAACCTGATGCTATTGTCCATTTTGGTGAGCAACGCTCTGctccatattccatgattgatCGATCGAGAGCTGTTTTTACTCAGCACAACAATGTGATTGGAACTCTAAACGTGCTTTTTGCTATTAAGGAGTTTAGAGAAGACTGTCATTTGGTGAAGCTGGGGACTATGGGTGAATATGGGACTCCCAATATCGACATTGAAGAAGGTTACATTACTATTACTCATAATGGAAGGACAGATACGTTGCCTTACCCGAAGCAAGCAAGTTCTTTCTATCATCTAAGTAAGGTTCATGATTCACACAATATAGCTTTTACTTGCAAGGCTTGGGGGATCAGAGCTACAGATTTAAATCAAGGGGTTGTTTATGGATTACGGACAGAAGAGACCGCGATGCATGAAGAACTGTATAATAGGTTTGATTATGATGGAATTTTTGGGACTGCATTGAATCGTTTCTGTGTGCAGGCTGCTGTAGGTCATCCACTCACTGTATATGGCAAAGGTGGTCAG ACCCGAGGATACCTCGACATAAGAGATACAGTCCAGTGCATAGAACTGGCCATCGCAAATCCAGCAAAACCAGGAGAGTTTCGCGTCTTCAATCAATTTACAGAACAGTTTTCTGTCAATGAACTTGCTGCTCTTGTTACTAAAGCGGGAGAGAAGCTTGGGTTAGATGTGCAGACCATAACTGTGCCAAATCCAAGGGTAGAGGCAGAGGAACATTACTACAATGCCAAGCACACCAAACTCATAGAGTTGGGCCTAAAACCACACCTTCTATCAGATTCTCTTCTTGATTCAGTGCTCAACTTTGCTATCAAGTTTAAGGATCGTGTCGACACCAAACAAATAATGCCAAGTGTTTCGTGGAGAAAAATAGGAGTCAAGCCAAGGACTATTGCTGCCTAG